In Epilithonimonas zeae, the DNA window GAAAGGATTGAAAAGTGTTGTGATTCTGCCTTTAGGTTACAGAGATACAAGCGGAGATTGGCTGGTAAATCTTAAAAAATACAGAACACCAAAAGACGAATTCATCACTGAGATCAAATAAAATTATTTTTTTCGCTGATTAGACAGATTACGCTGATTGTAAAAAATAGGCTTATTTCATAAAATCTGGGAGAAAAAATTAAATAAAAAAGCGGAAATTAATTTTCCGCTTTTTTTGTCTATTATCTTTTATCTAAAAGTCTAATGTCTGAATTTAATATCCTAAAAGTTTCAAGACATCTTCTGGCCTTTGCTCTTCCCGGAACAATTCGTAAGTGATATTTCCGTCTTCATCTTTATCAATCAAAATATGTTTTGGCTGAGGCATCAGACAGTGATGGACACCACCGTAACCGCCAATAGTCTCCTGATAGGCGCCTGTATGGAAAAAACCAATGTACAAAGGTTTCGTTTCATTGAAAACAGGAAGATAAATAGCATTGGTATGCTGTTCAGAGTTATAGTAATCATCCGAATCACAAGTCAATCCACCAAGAAAAACTCTCTCATAAGAATCATCCCAACGGTTCAATGGCAACATAATGAAGTGACGGGAAATAGCCCAAGTATCTGGCAAAGTGGTCATAAAAGACGAGTCAATCATATTCCATTTTTCTCTGTCGTTCTGACGTTTCTGAGAAATAATTTTATAAAGATGACCTCCACTTTCTCCAACTGTGAAACTTCCGAATTCTGTATAGATATTTGGTTCTTCAACACCTTCTTCCTCACAGAATTTCTTGATTTGCATCACGATTTCGTTAACCATATATTCGTAATCATAATCGAAGTTCAAGGATGTTTTGATTGGGAAACCACCACCGATATTCAACGAATCAACTTCTGGTGCAATTTTCTTCAACCTTGCATAGACGCGAAGACATTTGTACAATTCGTTCCAATAATAAGCCGTGTCTTTGATTCCGGTATTGATGAAAAAGTGAAGCATTTTCAGCCTAGCATTCGGATGTTCCGCAATTTTTTGACTGTAATAAGGAATGATATCCTTGTATCCGATTCCTAATCTTGAGGTATAAAATTCGAACTTCGGCTCTTCCTCAGAAGCAATTCTGATTCCGATGTCAAAAGTTCTGTCGATGCTTTCCGTTAGCTTATCCAACTCTCTGTAGTTATCAAGAATCGGTGTGATATTTTCGAAACCATTATTAATCAGCTCCGAAATTTTTGCCAAATAATCATCAGTTTTGAAACCATTGCAAATAACTTCGATATCTTTAGCCACTTTTCCTTTGTCGTAAAGCGATTTTACGATATCCATATCATAAGCAGAAGACGTCTCCAGACTGATATCATTTTTCAACGCTTCTTCCACAACAAACGCAAAATGACTGGACTTTGTGCAGTAGCAATATCTGTAATTTTTCTGATAATCGTTTTTTTCAAAAGCTTCTTTGAACCAGAATTTTGCCCTTTCTATATTCTGAGATATTTTTGGTAAATAATTGAACTTCAAAGGAGTTCCGAATTTCTCCACAACTTCCATCAGATTGATGTCGTGGAACTTCAGATTATTTTCTTCTACACTGAATTCCTCAGTTGG includes these proteins:
- a CDS encoding type III PLP-dependent enzyme domain-containing protein, with translation MKIKYSELIDQTLYFPTEEFSVEENNLKFHDINLMEVVEKFGTPLKFNYLPKISQNIERAKFWFKEAFEKNDYQKNYRYCYCTKSSHFAFVVEEALKNDISLETSSAYDMDIVKSLYDKGKVAKDIEVICNGFKTDDYLAKISELINNGFENITPILDNYRELDKLTESIDRTFDIGIRIASEEEPKFEFYTSRLGIGYKDIIPYYSQKIAEHPNARLKMLHFFINTGIKDTAYYWNELYKCLRVYARLKKIAPEVDSLNIGGGFPIKTSLNFDYDYEYMVNEIVMQIKKFCEEEGVEEPNIYTEFGSFTVGESGGHLYKIISQKRQNDREKWNMIDSSFMTTLPDTWAISRHFIMLPLNRWDDSYERVFLGGLTCDSDDYYNSEQHTNAIYLPVFNETKPLYIGFFHTGAYQETIGGYGGVHHCLMPQPKHILIDKDEDGNITYELFREEQRPEDVLKLLGY